One genomic window of Xanthobacter dioxanivorans includes the following:
- a CDS encoding ABC transporter ATP-binding protein — MLEVSGLNSYYGESHILHGIDLTVPAGGRVALIGRNGAGKSTFLKSLMGAGPTARGEIRWDGRNLKAMAPYARARLGMAFVPEDRRILGNLTVFENLKIVRGHTSSGRMATPEEILDQFPLLKPLKERLGGVLSGGQQQLLALARAEISNPRLLLLDEPTEGLAPVIVENMVADVQRICRNGCSLLLCEQSLWFSRRCTDYVHVIDSGRLVFSGLWQELDAAEDVMKRYIGI, encoded by the coding sequence ATGCTTGAGGTGAGTGGTCTTAATTCCTACTATGGAGAAAGCCACATTCTTCATGGCATCGATCTTACGGTACCGGCGGGTGGGCGTGTGGCTCTCATCGGGAGAAATGGAGCCGGCAAGAGCACGTTTCTGAAGAGCCTGATGGGTGCCGGCCCGACGGCGCGAGGCGAGATCCGCTGGGATGGCCGAAATCTTAAGGCGATGGCGCCTTATGCCCGTGCGCGGCTGGGAATGGCCTTTGTCCCGGAAGACCGGCGCATTCTCGGGAACCTGACTGTCTTCGAGAACCTGAAGATTGTCCGGGGCCACACGTCATCGGGCCGGATGGCGACGCCGGAGGAAATTTTGGATCAGTTTCCACTGCTCAAGCCGCTGAAGGAACGCCTTGGCGGCGTGTTGAGCGGTGGCCAGCAGCAGTTGCTCGCTTTGGCGCGTGCTGAGATCTCCAATCCGCGACTTCTGCTTCTCGACGAGCCTACGGAAGGTCTGGCGCCGGTGATCGTCGAGAACATGGTGGCCGATGTGCAGCGTATTTGTAGGAACGGGTGCTCCCTTCTCCTGTGCGAGCAGAGCCTCTGGTTTTCTCGCCGATGCACGGATTATGTGCATGTCATCGATAGCGGACGTCTCGTGTTTTCTGGTCTCTGGCAAGAGCTCGATGCAGCTGAAGATGTAATGAAAAGATACATTGGAATATAA